The Gloeomargarita lithophora Alchichica-D10 genomic sequence CCGGATTCATAGACCCGTGAGAGCTTCACCGCCCCTTTGATTAAAAAATAAACCCGCTCGGCGGGATCACCCGGAAAAAAAATGGTTTTCCCCCGCTCAAAGGTTTCTACCCCCTGGGGAAATGTGCCATTGGATAAACGCTGTAAAAGGGTATAAAGGGGCTTATCTTGCAGTACGGCCATCGCTGGGGGGCATCCGGTTCTAAAGATAAATTGCTATGATTTCAACCTATCGGGAATTGGTCAAAGTAAATTGTATCCCTTGTAACCATTGGTTAGCCCTTGTGCCGAAGTCCATTCCGGGTTAGGGTGAAACGGTGTTCATACAATTTTGGTGAATTATCCATGTTGCATTTGCAGGGGAAAAAGGCGTTAATTTTGGGCATTGCCAACGAGTATTCCATCGCCTGGGGGATTGCCCAACAACTGCATCAGGCGGGAGTCAGCCTGGGGGTCACCTATCTACCCGATGCCAAAGACCGCTTTAAGCAAAAGGTGGCGCAGTTGACAGAGCCTTTGCACCCGGAATTGTTTCTCCCCTGTGATGTGCAAAACGATGCGCAGATTACGGAGCTATTCCAGACGGTGGCGCAACAGTGGGGGACTCTGGATATATTAGTACATTGTTTGGCTTTTGTCCCCAAAGAAGGCTTGGAGGGGGATTTTAGTCAAATATCCCGTGCCGGTTTTACCCAGGCGTTGGATGTGAGTACCTATTCGCTGGTGGCCTTGTGTCGGGCGGCCAAACCCCTGTTTAGTTCCACAGCTTCGGTGATTACGTTGTCCTATTTGGGTGGGGTGCGGGTGGTGCCGAATTACAATACGGCGGGGATTACCAAAGCGGGTTTGGAAATGTGTGTGCGTTATCTGGCCTACGAGTTGGGGGCGCAGGGGGTGCGGGTGAATGGCATTTCCGCCGGGCCGATCAAAACCCTGGCTTCTTCGGCGGTGGGGGGGATTCGGGACATGATTCAGCAGGTGCGGCAGGTGGCTCCCCTGCGGCGTTCGGTGACCCAGGGGGAAGTGGGGAATGCGGCGGCATTTCTCTGTAGTGACCTCGCCAGCGGGATTACGGGGCAGATTCTCTATGTGGATGCGGGGTATGAAATTATGGGGATGACGGCGGGGGGGTAGTTGCGGAGCTTGGGGCGCACTGCCAAGGGATTTAGCAAAACCAGCCGGTTGCACCCCGTTCTAAAATTAGGAAGGGGAAAAAATTTGGGACTGCGCCGGGGGTCATTGTGACAGTTACAACATCTATAGCACCGATTCGTCCGGCCATTCACGCCCTGCAACCCCAATTAGTCCAATGGCGCAGGGGATTGCACCAGCGACCGGAGTTGGGATTTCGGGAGGTGGAAACGGCGGCACGGGTGGCAGAATTACTCCGACAATGGGGCTATGAACCCCAAACGGGGATTGCCCACACCGGGGTGATGGCGGTTATTTCTGGGGCGAAACCCGGATCGGTATTGGGACTGCGCGCCGATATGGATGCCCTGCCGATTCAGGAATTGAATACGGTGCCCTACCGTTCCCAGATTGCGGGGGTGATGCACGCCTGCGGCCATGACGGGCATACGGCGATTTTGCTGGGGGTAGCCCATTACCTCGCCCACCACCGGGAACACCTGCGGGGCACGGTCAAACTCATTTTTCAACCGGCGGAGGAAGGGCCGGGGGGTGCCAAACCCATGATCGAGTGCGGGGTGTTGGAAAATCCTAGGGTGGAAGCCATGTTCGGCCTGCACCTGTGGAATGACCTGCCTGCGGGGGCGGTGGGGGTGCGTTCCGGGGCATTGATGGCCGCTTCGGATTTTTTTCGCTGTCACATTCAGGGGCGGGGCGGGCATGGTGCCAAACCCCAACAGACCGTGGATGCCCTGCTGGTGGCGGCGCAGGCGGTGGTGGCCTTACAAAGTCTAGTGGCACGGCAGATCAGCCCTTTGGAACCGGCGGTGGTGACGGTGGGAGAATTGCACAGCGGTCATGCCCGCAATGTGATTGCTGACCAGGCCACTTTTGGGGGTACGGTGCGGTATTTCAACCCGGAATTAGCTGGGGTAATCCCGCAAAAATTGGAGGCGATCATCCAGGGGATTTGCCAGGCCTACGGTGCCACCTACCAATTGGATTACGAATACCTTTACCCGCCGCTGGTGAATCACCCGGCAATGGCGGATTTGGTGCGGACTGTGGCGCAGGCGGTGGTGGAGCCAGGGCTGGGCTTGATGCCCGATTGTCAAACCCTGGGGGGGGAGGATATGGCCTTTTTCCTCCAGGAAGTGCCGGGGTGTTACTTCTTTTTGGGTTCCGCCAATCCCTTGAAAGGGTTAGATTTCCCCCATCATCATCCCCGGTTTGATTTTGATGAAGCGGTACTCAGTTTAGGGGTAGAATTACTTATTCGCTGTTTAGAACAATACGGGCATTAAACGATGAAACTTTCCCCAAATACCTTGATTATTCTTGGCCTTGCCATCGGTCTCACCGGAGGAATTGGCTATTGGGAATTGGTGGGCAAACCCCAGCGGGAAGAACGGCAAATTCAGCAAGCGAAGCTATTTAATTTTGCTGAAAAAGATGTCACCGCAATTACCATTATTAAACCCAAGTTAACCTTGAAATTTCAGCGGGTAAAACTGGGACAATGGCAGATGGTAGAACCGCAAAAAAAACCGGCCAATGATGCCCCGATTGCGTTTTTACTAGGGCAACTCACGAATGTAGAGCGGGTGCAAGAAAATGATATTACTATCCCCGCCCAGGACAAGGCCAAATTTGGTTTGGCGGTTCCCAGTGCCACCATCCAAGTTACGTTGGAAAATGGGTCTCAGCACCGCTTAATTTTGGGTAATACGGATTTCAGCGGCACGGCTTTATACGCCGAAATTGACCCGCCCGCCGAAGCGACTTCCCTGCCCATTGCCCTGGTGCCGATTGATTTACAAAATGCGGTCAACCGGGACGTAAAAGAATGGCAAGCCCCGGCGCAAAAAGCGGAGCCGAAACCGAGTCCAACGCCCAAACCCTAAATTGACCCTGTGGCTGATCGGCGGCACCCGAGAAAGTGCCGAATTGGCACCCCATTTGCCCAATAATTGTGTGATTACTGTTACAACTGAACGGGCAAAAAATCTTTACACCCAAACCGATTGCCCAGTAGTTGTCACCCGTTTTACAAGAGAAAATATCGGGGCATTTATCGAGAATTATCACATCACTAAAATTTTAGATGTTTCCCATCCCCATGCGGTGCAAATTTCCCAACTAGCGATTGAATGTTCTGGGCAATATAACCTAGCATATCTCCGCTATGAACGTCCTCAGATAATTACTCGTATATCTAATTGTTTTTATTGGCAAAATTTAACCGAATTATTGACCAGCGATCAATTCAATCAATGCTATCCCCAACGCATTTTAATCACCCTGGGTTATCGGCAATTACCTATACTCAAAAATTTCTGGGGTAAACATACCTGGTTTGTTCGCATTATTCCCGATCCGATTGCCTTATCTGCCGCCTTAGAAACCGGATTTTCACCCCAGAATATCCTTGCCCTATGGCCGCCGGTGGCACTGGATTTGGAACGGGCGATTTGGCAAAATTGGGGCATTACCCAGGTGATTGCCAAGGCTTCCGGTGCGCCTGGGGGTGAGGATGTAAAACAGCAATTGGCAGAGGAATTGGGGGTGGTTTTGCATCTGCTGAAACGCCCAGGGATGACCTATCCCCAATCCACCGATGACTTGCGGGTGGCTCTCATCTTTGCCCAAGGGTAAACATTAAAAATCCTTGCATATTTCCGCAAGACGTGACCCCATCACCCTAAGCTAGGCAAAGTTACTACAGTCAACCGGGGAGAACGCCCATGAAACTTGCCTATTGGATGTATGCCGGGCCGGCGCATATTGGTACCCTGCGGGTGGCCAGTTCCTTTCGGCGGGTTCATGCCATCATGCACGCGCCCCTGGGGGATGATTATTTCAATGTGATGCGTTCCATGTTGGAGCGGGAGCGCAATTTCACCCCCGTCACGACCAGTATCGTGGATCGTCATGTGTTGGCGCAGGGTTCCCAGGAAAAGGTGGTGGACAATATCACCCGCAAGGACGAAGAAGAACACCCGGATTTGATTGTTTTAACCCCAACCTGTACTTCTAGTATTTTGCAGGAAGATTTGCAGAATTTTGTGGAGCGCGCCACGGAACAAACCCGTTGTGATGTGTTATTAGCTGATGTGAATCACTACCGGGTGAATGAACTGGAGGCCGCCGACCGCACCCTCGAACAAATTGTGCGTTTTTATCTGCAAAAAGCCGCTAAAAAGGGCAATTTAATCACCCAAAAAACGGCACAGCCGTCGGTGAATATTCTGGGTAGTACGACCCTGGGATTTCACAACCAGCATGACCTGCGGGAATTGCGAAAATTAATGGGCGATTTAGGCATTCACGTCAATGTGGCACTCCCCGAAGGGGCAACCGTTGACCAGATTGCTCGCCTCCCCCAAGCCTGGTTTAATTTGGTGCCCTACCGGGAAATTGGTCGCTTGGCGGCGCAATATGTGCAAACGGAATTTGGCCTGCCGCTGGTGACCACTGCCCCGATGGGTGTGATGGCGACGGCGCAATGTATTCGAGAAATTCAACAGGTATTAAATGACCAGGGACAAGGGGTGGATTATGAGGCATTTATTGACGAACAAACCCGGTTTATTTCCCAGGCGGCGTGGTTTTCTCGCTCGATTGATTGTCAAAATTTAACGGGTAAAAAAGCGGTGGTTTTTGGGGACAATACCCACGCCGCCGCCATGACCCAAATTTTGGCCAGAGAAATGGGGATTCATGTGGTTTGGGCGGGCACCTATTGCACCTCGGATGCGGATTGGTTTCGAGAACAGGTGTCTGGTTATTGTGATGAAGTAATCATTACCGATGACCATACCCGGATTGGGGATGCAATTGCCCAGGCGGAACCTTCAGCGATTTTTGGCACCCAGATGGAACGCCATGTGGGTAAACGCTTGAACATTCCCTGTGGGGTGATTTCGGCACCGGTGCATATCCAGAATTTCCCCTTGGGTTATCGGCCTTTTTTGGGCTATGAAGGCACCAATCAAATTGCCGATTTGGTTTACAATTCTTTTACTTTGGGTATGGAAGATCACTTGCTGGAAATTTTTGGTGGCCACGACACGAAAGAAGTGATTACCAAAACCCTCTCTGCCGACACGGATTTAGGTTGGACACCGGAGGCGCAAAAGGAATTGAATAAAGTGCCGGGTTTTGTACGGGGCAAGGTCAAGCGCAACACGGAAAAATTCGCCCGGGAGCAGGGTTTTCCGACCATTACCGTAGAGGTGATGTACGCCGCCAAGGAAGCGGTGGGGGCTTAGGCGGGGTCTTGGCAGTTTTGGCAGAGGCCAAAAAATTCGAGGGTGTGGTAGTACACCTGAAACTTGTGGGCTTGGTGCAGATGATGCTCTAGGTCTTGGACTGGGCAATCTCCCAGGGGAATCGAGCAATTACACCGCAAACAGGTAAGGTGATGGCGGTCGTAGGGCAAACCGCTGTACACCGCCTCCCCACTCGGCAATAGGCGGGCTTGGATGACCCCACTTTTTTTCAAAGTCTCCAACGCCCGATAAACCGTCGCCAAACCTACCCCTTGGCGCAATTGTTTCAGCCGCAGGTAGATGGCTTGGGCGGACAAGGCTTGGGATTGCTCCTGCAAAAGTTCCAGGATGCGTTGTTGGTTGGGCGTGAATTGGGCGGTCGCCATCGGTATTTCCGTGAACCCCGGATTCGATTTTAACTCAGTTTGAGGGCGTTCACGGGCACCTGCTCCCAGGATTCCACCGCCCGCAGACGGGCTTGCCACCCCTGGGCACGCTGTTCGGGGGTGAGATTATTTGTAAAATTGACATGACATTGCTGGGCAATGGTTTCATCACCGGTAGCCAGACACGCATGGATTAATCCCCCTGGGTCGAGTTGCTCATTCACCCAAATCACCATCCCCATGCCTCCCAAACTGCCAAGTTTATTTTAAGTCGGCACCGGGGACAAATCCCGGAGAAAATTGGCCAACAATGCTGGTCCCACGGCAGTTAAAATGCTCTCCGGGTGAAACTGCACCCCTTGCAGGGACGGGTACTGCTGATGTCGGACACCCATGATGGTGCCATCCTCCGTCCAGGCGGTGATTTCTAGTCCATCGGGGCAGGAATTTTTCCCGATCACCAGGCTATGGTAACGGGTGGCGGTAAAGGGTATGGGTAGCCCCTGGAACACCCCCACGCCCCGGTGATAAATTTCTGAAGTTTTGCCGTGCATCAGGGTCGGGGCGCCAACAATTTGCCCCCCAAACACCTGGCCAATACTTTGATGCCCCAAACACACGCCCAAAAGGGGTATCCTCGTTCCCATCTGACGGATTAATTCCAGGGAAATTCCCGCATCCTCCGGGCGACCGGGGCCTGGGGAAATGACAATCCCATCGGGTTGGAGGGCGACAATCTGGGCTAACGTAATCTGGTCATTGCGAAAAACCTTGACCTCTGCCCCCAATGCCGCCAAATACTGCACCAGGTTGTAGGTAAAGCTGTCGTAATTATCAATGACCAAAATGACGGGGGGAGACACGGGCGATATGCGTTCAATTACTACTGTTTATATTTTAGAACAACGGCCTGGGGATACACCGCCCCATACTTGGTTTTTGATACAGCACTTCTTAGTATAGTAATCGTAATTGAATTTAGGAGACCTCTAAAAATAGGTTGCAGGGGCACCGCCCCCGTCCCTGGTTCTCGGTAATACCGGTATTCCAGAGAGATCGCTTTCTGCTAGTTCAAATAAATAGAGGTGCCCTCAAGTTGACTGAGCTAATTGCGACAATTTAATTCCGGTGTTGATCTGCTGTGGAGTTACAGATGAAACCAGAAATTGTCTTAAGACCTGCATCTATAAACGATCTGGAGATATTGCGGCGTTGGGATGAACTGCCGCACGTTATCGAGTCTGACCCAAATGATGATTGGGAGTGGGAAATAGAACTCAATCGTGACCCTCCCTGGCGCGAGCAATTCATGGCAGAAATTGATGGCAAACCATTTGGTTTTCTCCAGATTATTGACCCGACGGCAGAGGAGTCTCACTACTGGGGAGGGGTTTCTGCAAATCTGCGAGCCATTGACATTTGGATTGGGGAAGAAAAGTATCTTGGTCAAGGATTGGGTACAGCCATGATGCGGTGGGCTTTGGCTCATTGCTTTGCGGTGCCAGCGGTCGAAGCTGTCCTTATAGACCCTTTGGAGCGTAACGTCAGAGCCAGACGTTTTTATGAGAGGCTCGGCTTTGTAGAAGTTGAGAAACGACGGTTTGGTTCCGATGACTGCGTGGTGTATCGTCTGGAGCGTTCATTGTGGGTAGAAGTACCATAATTTACGCTGAATGTACCCCTGGGATATACAGGGCAATCTCACGGGATTATTGGTATTAGAAGTTTCCCACGAATTTGATGTTTGGTACCCAAAATTTAAGGGGAACCGGTAAACCAGTCCCCCCACTTTTAGAATTTAATTAAACCCAGAACCTTTACTAGGTGGTTCCGTTCTAAATTGAGATTCAACCCAAGAACCTCATGCGCTGGTTCCTATAATTAACGCTACATTTAGTATTCCAGGTCACTAAACCTGAGCATGGTTTCTTAATTATTTCTCTGTGTTGCTGGAATCGAGCCAAATATCAACAGGTATTACGTTCTATGACGAAACTGAAGTGTTTTGGGTGCGGGGATTAAAGCGCTCGATTTGGCGAATTTGTTCATACAGTTGTAGTTCTTGCGGGCTGGGTTCTAGGGGCACTTGGATCAGCAATTCCACAATTTGGTCACCCCGGCTTTGGTCTTCCCGCAGGTAGCCCCGACCGGGGAGGCGCAGGCGTTGGTGGTTTTGCACCCGGGGGGGAATGACCATTTTCACGGAGCCATCCAGGGTGGGGACTTGGGCGTGGGTGCCCAGGATGGCTTCGCTGGGGGTGATGGGTAGGGTGCAGTGGATGTCGTCCCCTTGTAGGCGGAGTTGCTCGTCGGGGCTGACTTGGATGTTGAGGTACAGGTCGCCGCCGTTGTCCCCTTGTTTTCTCAGGCGGATGCGTTGGCCGGTGACCATGCCGGGGGGCAGGTTGATTTCCAGGGTGCGTGCGGCGAGGCTAAGCCGTTGACGACCGCCTTTGTATGCCTGTTGTAATGATATATTTAGTCGGGCTTCGATGTCACCGGGGCTTTCCCAGGACTCCTGGCGGGGTTCACTGCGGCGGGTAAAGCGGATCAGCAGTTGGTCTAAAAAGTCCTGGAAATCGGGGAAGCGGCTGTAATCAAAGTCCGGGTTGGGGCGGGGGGCGGTTTCCCCTTGAAAGCCTTTTTGTTGCCAGTATTGCCCAAAACGGTTGTATTCTGCCCGTTTTTCGCTGTCGGATAGGACTTGGTAGGCTTCGCCGATGATTTTGAATTGCTCTTCGGCGGCTTTGTCGCCGGGGTTCAAATCCGGGTGGTAGCGGCGCGCTAGTTGGCGGTAGGCGCGTTTGATGTCGCTGGGGCTGGCGTGGCGTTCTACCCCCAGAATTTGGTAATAGTTGCGGAAATTCTGCATGGGACTACCAGTTTTCATCGTCCCATTCCCGGCGCCGGCGGGGGGCGGGGGTGTCATCCAGGCGGCTCCAGGGGGGCGAAAACCAGGGTACTTCGTCCTCCTCTTGTTGTTGGCGGACGACGGCCAGCAGTTCGGTGAGTTGTTCTTGCAGGCGGCTACTCAGACGGTCAACTTTCACCAGGTCGTTGGCGGCCAAACTCCGGCGCAGGGATTGGATCAGTTGTTCGATTTTTTGGCGCCGTTCCCGCAAAAACAAAAACCCATAATCCAGGGTGACCTGCCGCAGTTGCCGCTCCGTGCGTTGAATCAGCACTTCTGCTTTTTGGCACTGTTCGACCCGTTGTTTTTGGGCTTGATCCGCCGGGGCCGCCCGTTCCGCCTCCGTCAGCATTTTTTGCACCTCGCCCTGGGTCAAGCTGGCCGCATCCTGCACCGTCACCGTATGTTGCCGCCCGGTTTGCCTGTCCTGGGCGGACACCTGTAAAATCCCGTTGGCATCAATATCAAAGGCCACCTGCACCTGGGGTAAGCCCTTGGGAGATGGGGGAATCCCGGTCAACCGGAACCGCCCCAGGGATTTGTTGCCCGTGACCAGGGGACGTTCCCCCTGGAGGACATGAATTTCCACCGCACTTTGGTTGTCCTCGGCGGTAGAAAAAATGTCCGAGCGCCGCACCGGCACCGGCGTATTCCGGGGAATCAGGGTTTTCATCATGCCCCCGGCGGTTTCCAACCCCAGGGACAGGGGGGTGACATCCAACAACAGCACATCCCGCAATTCCCCCGCCAGCACCGCCCCCTGGATAGCCGCCCCCACCGCCACCACTTCCTCCGGGTTGACCCCCTGGCAGGGTTCCTGATGGAGCAGTTCCCGCACCAGCTGGCGCACCATCGGCATCCGGGTCGCCCCCCCCACCAGCAAAACCGCATCTATATCCTCCGGTTCTAAACCGCTGTCGGTCAGGGCTTGATCCACCGGCGAGCGCAGGCGTTCGAGTAAATCCCCGCAGAGAGATTCAAATGTAGTGCGGGTCAGTTCTGTTTCCAGATGCTGGGGGCCATCGCCAGTGGCGGTGATAAAAGGCAGGTTAATCAGGGTGTTTTTCACGTTAGAAAG encodes the following:
- a CDS encoding DnaJ C-terminal domain-containing protein encodes the protein MQNFRNYYQILGVERHASPSDIKRAYRQLARRYHPDLNPGDKAAEEQFKIIGEAYQVLSDSEKRAEYNRFGQYWQQKGFQGETAPRPNPDFDYSRFPDFQDFLDQLLIRFTRRSEPRQESWESPGDIEARLNISLQQAYKGGRQRLSLAARTLEINLPPGMVTGQRIRLRKQGDNGGDLYLNIQVSPDEQLRLQGDDIHCTLPITPSEAILGTHAQVPTLDGSVKMVIPPRVQNHQRLRLPGRGYLREDQSRGDQIVELLIQVPLEPSPQELQLYEQIRQIERFNPRTQNTSVSS
- a CDS encoding Fur family transcriptional regulator encodes the protein MATAQFTPNQQRILELLQEQSQALSAQAIYLRLKQLRQGVGLATVYRALETLKKSGVIQARLLPSGEAVYSGLPYDRHHLTCLRCNCSIPLGDCPVQDLEHHLHQAHKFQVYYHTLEFFGLCQNCQDPA
- a CDS encoding DUF4340 domain-containing protein, whose amino-acid sequence is MKLSPNTLIILGLAIGLTGGIGYWELVGKPQREERQIQQAKLFNFAEKDVTAITIIKPKLTLKFQRVKLGQWQMVEPQKKPANDAPIAFLLGQLTNVERVQENDITIPAQDKAKFGLAVPSATIQVTLENGSQHRLILGNTDFSGTALYAEIDPPAEATSLPIALVPIDLQNAVNRDVKEWQAPAQKAEPKPSPTPKP
- a CDS encoding GNAT family N-acetyltransferase, which gives rise to MKPEIVLRPASINDLEILRRWDELPHVIESDPNDDWEWEIELNRDPPWREQFMAEIDGKPFGFLQIIDPTAEESHYWGGVSANLRAIDIWIGEEKYLGQGLGTAMMRWALAHCFAVPAVEAVLIDPLERNVRARRFYERLGFVEVEKRRFGSDDCVVYRLERSLWVEVP
- the fabI gene encoding enoyl-ACP reductase FabI; translation: MLHLQGKKALILGIANEYSIAWGIAQQLHQAGVSLGVTYLPDAKDRFKQKVAQLTEPLHPELFLPCDVQNDAQITELFQTVAQQWGTLDILVHCLAFVPKEGLEGDFSQISRAGFTQALDVSTYSLVALCRAAKPLFSSTASVITLSYLGGVRVVPNYNTAGITKAGLEMCVRYLAYELGAQGVRVNGISAGPIKTLASSAVGGIRDMIQQVRQVAPLRRSVTQGEVGNAAAFLCSDLASGITGQILYVDAGYEIMGMTAGG
- the cobK gene encoding precorrin-6A reductase, which codes for MTLWLIGGTRESAELAPHLPNNCVITVTTERAKNLYTQTDCPVVVTRFTRENIGAFIENYHITKILDVSHPHAVQISQLAIECSGQYNLAYLRYERPQIITRISNCFYWQNLTELLTSDQFNQCYPQRILITLGYRQLPILKNFWGKHTWFVRIIPDPIALSAALETGFSPQNILALWPPVALDLERAIWQNWGITQVIAKASGAPGGEDVKQQLAEELGVVLHLLKRPGMTYPQSTDDLRVALIFAQG
- a CDS encoding M20 metallopeptidase family protein encodes the protein MTVTTSIAPIRPAIHALQPQLVQWRRGLHQRPELGFREVETAARVAELLRQWGYEPQTGIAHTGVMAVISGAKPGSVLGLRADMDALPIQELNTVPYRSQIAGVMHACGHDGHTAILLGVAHYLAHHREHLRGTVKLIFQPAEEGPGGAKPMIECGVLENPRVEAMFGLHLWNDLPAGAVGVRSGALMAASDFFRCHIQGRGGHGAKPQQTVDALLVAAQAVVALQSLVARQISPLEPAVVTVGELHSGHARNVIADQATFGGTVRYFNPELAGVIPQKLEAIIQGICQAYGATYQLDYEYLYPPLVNHPAMADLVRTVAQAVVEPGLGLMPDCQTLGGEDMAFFLQEVPGCYFFLGSANPLKGLDFPHHHPRFDFDEAVLSLGVELLIRCLEQYGH
- a CDS encoding glycogen debranching protein — encoded protein: MVIWVNEQLDPGGLIHACLATGDETIAQQCHVNFTNNLTPEQRAQGWQARLRAVESWEQVPVNALKLS
- the bchB gene encoding ferredoxin:protochlorophyllide reductase (ATP-dependent) subunit B, coding for MKLAYWMYAGPAHIGTLRVASSFRRVHAIMHAPLGDDYFNVMRSMLERERNFTPVTTSIVDRHVLAQGSQEKVVDNITRKDEEEHPDLIVLTPTCTSSILQEDLQNFVERATEQTRCDVLLADVNHYRVNELEAADRTLEQIVRFYLQKAAKKGNLITQKTAQPSVNILGSTTLGFHNQHDLRELRKLMGDLGIHVNVALPEGATVDQIARLPQAWFNLVPYREIGRLAAQYVQTEFGLPLVTTAPMGVMATAQCIREIQQVLNDQGQGVDYEAFIDEQTRFISQAAWFSRSIDCQNLTGKKAVVFGDNTHAAAMTQILAREMGIHVVWAGTYCTSDADWFREQVSGYCDEVIITDDHTRIGDAIAQAEPSAIFGTQMERHVGKRLNIPCGVISAPVHIQNFPLGYRPFLGYEGTNQIADLVYNSFTLGMEDHLLEIFGGHDTKEVITKTLSADTDLGWTPEAQKELNKVPGFVRGKVKRNTEKFAREQGFPTITVEVMYAAKEAVGA
- the dnaK gene encoding molecular chaperone DnaK; translated protein: MTSVVGIDLGTTNSVVAVMEGGKPMVIPNQEGSRTTPSVVGFSREGERLVGQLARRQAVLDPKNTFYGVKRLMGMTYDELPTVARRVPYTVRRGERNRVQVVCPRMEQEYAPEEVAAMVLRKLADDAQQVLGRPVTEVVITVPAYFNDAQRQATRDAGRLAGLEVKRILNEPTAAALAYGLDKKTEQTVLVFDLGGGTFDVSILDISQGVFEVRATSGDTQLGGVDFDHRLVDWLAEQFQKDTGVDLRRERQAFQRLLEAAEKAKIELSNVKNTLINLPFITATGDGPQHLETELTRTTFESLCGDLLERLRSPVDQALTDSGLEPEDIDAVLLVGGATRMPMVRQLVRELLHQEPCQGVNPEEVVAVGAAIQGAVLAGELRDVLLLDVTPLSLGLETAGGMMKTLIPRNTPVPVRRSDIFSTAEDNQSAVEIHVLQGERPLVTGNKSLGRFRLTGIPPSPKGLPQVQVAFDIDANGILQVSAQDRQTGRQHTVTVQDAASLTQGEVQKMLTEAERAAPADQAQKQRVEQCQKAEVLIQRTERQLRQVTLDYGFLFLRERRQKIEQLIQSLRRSLAANDLVKVDRLSSRLQEQLTELLAVVRQQQEEDEVPWFSPPWSRLDDTPAPRRRREWDDENW
- a CDS encoding anthranilate synthase component II, which translates into the protein MSPPVILVIDNYDSFTYNLVQYLAALGAEVKVFRNDQITLAQIVALQPDGIVISPGPGRPEDAGISLELIRQMGTRIPLLGVCLGHQSIGQVFGGQIVGAPTLMHGKTSEIYHRGVGVFQGLPIPFTATRYHSLVIGKNSCPDGLEITAWTEDGTIMGVRHQQYPSLQGVQFHPESILTAVGPALLANFLRDLSPVPT